In one Gopherus evgoodei ecotype Sinaloan lineage chromosome 1, rGopEvg1_v1.p, whole genome shotgun sequence genomic region, the following are encoded:
- the BID gene encoding BH3-interacting domain death agonist: MDQGLRGDVQVECILVYSFLKNCHNCDFSKELDSLRSQVMVSSPKDFLCVESDDGELQTDGNRSGRFQNGEPGSGFDEDVFQLIGAQLAEIGDQLAREIDQRVVNDLVLQFVNENLSRAEIMRRLSNTVEGLMRTVPLEMEREKAMLVLAMVLARTVANKMPSLLHRVFNTTVNYINQNLHNYVINLG, from the exons GGTCTGCGTGGCGATGTACAGGTGGAGTGCATCCTCGTGTATTCGTTTCTGAAGAACTGTCACAACTGTGATTTCAGCAAAGAGCTGGATTCTCTGAGAAGCCAGGTGATGGTTTCCTCACCAAAAGACTTCCTCTGTGTTGAGTCTGATGATGGGGAGCTTCAGACCGATGGGAATCGGAGTGGCCGGTTCCAGAATGGTGAGCCAG GTTCTGGTTTTGATGAGGACGTTTTCCAGCTCATCGGCGCTCAGCTTGCTGAGATCGGGGACCAGTTGGCTAGGGAGATCGATCAGAGAGTAGTAAATGATCTAGTGCTGCAATTTGTGAATGAGAATCTGTCCAGAGCG GAAATAATGAGGCGTCTGTCTAATACAGTGGAGGGACTCATGAGAACCGTACCTTTGGAAATGGAGCGGGAGAAAGCCATGTTGGTGCTAGCAATGGTGTTAGCCAGAACAGTAGCAAACAAAATGCCATCCCTTCTACACCGTGTCTTTAACACCACTGTGAATTACATCAACCAGAACCTCCACAATTACGTCATCAACCTGGGATAA